The Lytechinus pictus isolate F3 Inbred chromosome 10, Lp3.0, whole genome shotgun sequence genome includes a window with the following:
- the LOC129269313 gene encoding splicing factor 3B subunit 4-like: protein MHLEAKANKAHHRAEAAGTRADVHHALGHPHHHHHHHRPPPPCGASVTVVHHHVPPPAPPVNYPTGTHAPPPNPAPGYPSPAPGYPSAPAPGYPSAPAPGYPSAPAPGYPGAPATAPGYPGAPPPASGYPAPASGAYPPSQGYPGTQPPAYPGGSAYPNPYGK, encoded by the exons ATGCATCTGGAg GCCAAAGCTAACAAGGCTCATCATCGTGCTGAAGCAGCAGGAACGAGGGCCGACGTCCATCATGCATTGggtcatcctcatcatcaccaccatcaccacagGCCACCTCCTCCATGTGGAGCAAGTGTGACAGTAGTACAT CATCATGTCCCGCCTCCTGCCCCACCTGTCAATTACCCCACTGGGACCCACGCTCCACCTCCAAACCCAGCACCAGGATACCCATCACCTGCTCCAGGTTATCCCTCAGCACCTGCTCCAGGTTATCCCTCAGCACCTGCTCCAGGTTATCCCTCAGCTCCGGCTCCTGGTTATCCTGGGGCTCCTGCTACTGCTCCAG GCTACCCTGGAGCACCACCTCCAGCATCTGGATACCCAGCTCCTGCATCTGGAGCCTACCCACCCTCCCAGGGGTATCCAGGAACACAGCCTCCAG